CCGCCCCCAACCCCTTCGCGGGCGCCGTGGAACTCTACGCCGTGTCGCCGCTCGGCTCCGCCAAGGCCCTCGGCGCGCTGCCCGAGCTGGCGATCTACGACGCCCGCGGACGGCGCGTGCGAACCCTGTCGCTGGCGGCGCGCTCCGCGGAACGTGCCGTCGCCAGCTGGGACGGCCGGGACGCCTCCGGGCGCGCGACACCCGCCGGGGTCTACTTCGCCGCACTCGTCGGCAGGCCGGCCGCCGCACAACTGCGCCTCACCCGCCTGAAATAGCCCCGCCCGAACTTGCTCAAGCAGCCCCCCTTGTGTGACGATAGCGGTAGAATGAGCGACAGATTGCCAATGCAGACCGGGCAGTTCAGCCTGAAGCGCGTCCTGCTCACGGTGGCGCTCGTGCAGCTGGTGCTGGCCGCCGCCATGTTCATCTACTGGCGCGTCTACCAGGGCGAGTTCTTCCCCTATCCCATCAACGACGACGGCAGCGTCACCTGCGAGGGCGCACCGCTGCTGATCGGCTACGGCGTGCGCATCCCGCCGCCCTGGACCTTCACGGGCGTGGGCAGCGACACGCTGCGGCTCAACGGTTTCCCCTTCGAGCCGCTCCGCAAGGACGACGCGTCCGTGGAGCTGACGCCAGGCCAGCGCGACCGCATCCGCACCATCAAGGCCATCCTGGAAGAGGCGGAAAACGCCTACAAGACGTCCGACGGCAAGGAGGCGGGCATGCGCGCCTTCGCCGACGCCATGGAGCCGTACCTGGGCGGCGTCCTGCTCTCCCTGCAGCTGGATATGGGGGGCGAGACTCTGACCGCCGACTTCGGCGGCGACATCCCCGAGGTCACCGTGAACTTCCTGCACGACCCGCACTGGGTGGAGCCGGAGGGACTGATCCGCAGCCGCCACTACGGCACCATGCGCGAGTTCATCGGCTGGATGGAGGAGAACCACGACGGCGTGCTCTGCTTCGGCACCGGACATCTGACGTTGTCCGGTATAGCCGAGGACCGGCGCGCCTACCAGCGCGTACTGGACATCCTGGAGACCCTGCCGCGCGACCCCCGCCGGGCGATCACCGCCGATGACATCCGCCACGTCATGGCGGACGACGCGTTCTTCGCCCGCTTCGAGGCGTTGATCTACGATTTCCTGCAGCACGGCGGGCGGGACGCGCCGAGCGGGCTCTGATCCCCGGCTTTCCCCTCAGGACGATGTCATCGGATATGTGGCGCAGGCGCCGAGCCGGTGCCCGCCGGCGGGCAACGTCAAGGCCACCGTTGAAAGCGGGGACGGGACTCGCGATCAGTTCGCGGGCGATTCCTTTCGCGTCGCTTCGCGCGGGCGGGATCGGTTTCCGGGAGCGTCGTCGTCGGGACCCCCGAACGGCGCCCGTGCGTCGGCTCCCGCCAGGCGGTGTTTCACCGCCGCCGCCTCGTGCAGGCGCCCGCAGACGTCGCGGACCGCCGTGCGGCAGACGTCCAGCCTCGCGGCGGTGCACGGGTCGAGCAGGCCGTTCGGTACGGCACCCCGGCCGCCGGCCGGTTCGTCCTTGCCGTGGGCCAACCTGTTGCGCCAGGTGTCGAGCGCCTTGAGCGACTGCCAGGGCGGCTTGCTCCAGTCCTGCGCGACCGCCAGCTCCTCGCAGAGCCAGTTGAGCTTGCCGAGGACGCCCCGGTACGGCGTGGCGGTGAAATGGGCCTTCTCGTCGGCCCAGATCCCGGGCGCCGCGCGGGCGCCGACGAAGTTCAGATAGGCCTCCAGCGCCGAGTGGGTCAGCATCATCGCGCCCAGCAGGGCGTAGGCCGGCCGCGGATCGCCCGCGGCCGGCAGCCGCGACATGTGCGCCGCGCCGCGCCACAGGATTTCGTGCAGGTAAAGGGCGTCGTCCGCTCTCATCTCCCTCCCGTCATGTTCTCGAGATCGCGCGGGCGCGGGCGTTCATGGCCGGTGATGATAGGGTGCGCAGGGAAAAAAGTCACCTGACAGGGGCCGGATAATTCCTAGATTGAGAGGATTCCTTCACCTGTCCCACGGAGAAGCCATGCGCAACCCGATCGTGTTCTTCGTCTGTCTCTTCGCCGCCGGGACGCTTCTCGCCGGCGAACCCGACACGCTCTTCGTCGAGGTCGAGCGGGGCGTCGCGCTGGAGGTGCTGGACTGGGGCGGCGACGGCCCCGAGGTGGTGCTGCTGGCGGGCCTGGGCAGCACGGCCCACGTCTTCGACGATTTCGCCCGGCGCCTCGCGCGCCACGCCAGGGTGCGCGGCGTCACCCGCCGCGGCTTCGGCGCCTCGACCCACCCGGTCAACGGCTACGACCAGCGCACCCTTGCCCGCGACGTGAAGATCGTCTGCGACCGACTGGGTCTCGCGCGTCCCGTGCTGGTCGGTCATTCGCTGGCCGGTTCGGAGATGGCCTGGTTCGAGCTGCAATGGCCGGGACGCGCGCGCGCCCTGGTGTTCCTCGAGGCGGCCTACGATCACAGCCGCCTGGGCGAGCTGGACGAGATGGCGCTGCCGCCCGCGTCCCGGCCGCCGGCGCGGGGCGACAAGTCTTCCCCCACGGCGGTGCGCGACTGGCTGCGCCGCACAAGGGGGTTCACGGCGCCCATGAGCGAGGTCACCGCCCTGTTCCGCTTCGGCGCGGACGGGCGCCTGCTGGACGCCACCGGCTCGGCGACGGCAGCCGGGATCATCCGCCACGCCCTGCCGCCCCCTCCCTTCGCGAGCGTGCGCGCCCCGACGCTGGCTGTCTACGCCAAGCCGACGCTTGCATCCCGCTATCCCGCGCTGGATTCGTCGGACGCCGGGAACCTGTCGCGAGCCCATGCCCGCGTGGCGCTGGAGCGTGACTGGATGGCGACCCAAGTGGCCGCCTTCCAGCAGGCGGTGCCCCACGCCGTGATAGTCGTGCGCGACGGTGCGAACCATCATCTCCATCTGACGGACGGGGCGGGCACGGCCCTGGCGGTGGGGGCGTTCCTCGGGACGCTGGATCAATAGGGCGGCAATTCCATCCCGTAACGAGCCCACTCCTCCTGGCTGGGCCCGTAGATGCCGGGTACCGGCCGGCCGGCCTGACGCAGCAGCACCGTCATCTGGCCCCGGTGGTGGATCTCGTGATCCATGAGGATCTTCAGGGTGACGCCGCGGGGCCAGGTCTCGCCGTAGAGCTCGTCGGTCCGCTTGAGATCGTCGTCCGACCACTTTGCCTTCAGCGCGGCGACCAGTTCGTCTGTCACCCTGTCGTAGGCGTCGCGCACCTCGTCCGGCGATCCGGGCGGCAGGGACTTCTCATCCACGGACGAGAGCCCCAGTCCCAGCTTGTTCATCATCTCCGGCACGGTGGTGACGATGTGCCAGGCCACGCCGCGCAGGGTGCGGTGCCCGGACACCACGTTCTGACACATGCTGTCGGTGTCGATGACGGCGATGATCTTCTTCGTGCCCTCGACCAGGTTCTGGTAGCCGCTGAAAAAGTCGTCGAGTTTGCGGAACATGGTTTTCACCTCCGGGCCCGACGTTATCCCATCGCCACGGGGCGGGCAACCGGGAGAACCGTGAACATTCACCACGATTGCGGTTTCCCGGCACGCCGGACCCGAGAGCCGGCCCCCCATGACAAATCTCCCAACAGAGCACATGACAACGAGATACGCGGCGCGCGCATTTCGGGCCCATTGGGCACGCTCCCTGCGATACCGGGGGCAAGACACTCAATGACCCCTGGCGGGATTCGACAAGGAGCAGCGGCATGGACAAGCACATCATTCACCGACGCATCTGGCTGCGGGCCCCCCTGGTCGCGCTGACCCTGACCCTGGCCCTGCTGGCGCTGCTGGCGGCCACCGTCCGGGCGGGCGAGTTCCCCCACGAGCGCAAGGGGCTGGTGCTGGGCTTCAACCTCGGCGGCGGCAACGCCGCCCTGCAGTACGACCTGTTCGGCACGAACGTCGAGCGCGAGATCGAAAACGTCTTCGGCGGCGGCGGACGCATCGGCTACGGCCTCTCCGACCACGTCGTCCTCTCGCTGGAGGGGCACGGCTTCGGCAAGACCAGCGGCGAGGCCGACGTGCAGGCCGTCATGACCCTGGTCACCGTCACCTGGTATCCCGGCGGCGGCGGGTTCTTCCTGCGCGCGGGCGGGGGCGGCGGTGCGGCGAACGTGACTCTGCCCGGCCCGCCCGCGGCGGTCGACTGGAACGAGCGCGAGGCCGAGGGTGCCGCCGGCGTGGGCCTCGGCTACGAGTGGCGCCTGGGCCGGCAGTTCGCCCTGGGCGTGGCCCTCGACGCGCGCGGCCTGTCGTTCGAGGACCTGCCGCTCTTCCGGGAGACGACCCTCGGCCACGGCACGGCGTCGCTGCAGCTGAACTGGTACCTCTAGCCCGGCAGAGATCCGGCGGGGCCGGTCGGGATATCGTCCCGGCCGGCCCTGCTGCCTACTCAGGGAACGATGTCCCCGTCGCGGATCACGCAGGCGGTCGAGCCGTCGCTGCGCGTGACGGTCAGGGTGGGGCGGTGGAAGAGGTAGTCGATGTGCGTGCTGGAGCGGTTGCGCCCGCCGGGCAGGCCCAGATTGCTGCCGAAGGCGATGTGGGCGGTGCGCAGGGCCTTCTCGTCCTCGAGCATGTTGCCGTGCAGCCCCGCGCCGGGGTTCAGCCCGATGCCCAGTTCGGCGATCGTCCGCGCGCCGTCGTCGGTGTCCATCAGCTCGATGATGCGGGCGGCGAGCGTCGGGTCATCGCTGGCGACGTCCACGCCCCGCCCGCCGCGGCAGGTGATGGTCGCCGGGGCCGGCACGTTGCCGTCGGAGCCGAAGCAGCCGTCGACGACCAGCGCGCCGTCGGCGCGATCCTCGCGGGGGCAGCAGTAGACCTCGCCGCAGGGCAGGTTGACGCCCTTCTCGGTCAGGGTGATGCGCACGTCCGAGACGAAGGGGCGTCCGGTCAGCCCCAGGGTCAGGTCGGTGCCCGCCCCCGATGCGACGTGCACCGACTCCGCGTCGCGGAACAGGTCGATCAAGCGCTCCGCGCCGTAGCGCATGGCGGTGTAGTCCACGTCCAGCGCGCCGCCTTCCATCATCCTGTCGACGATGCCGGGACTGTGTCCCATACGCAGCTTGCGCGCCTCGATGGCGTGGATCCACTGCAGGCGGAACGGTATCTCGTCGCTGCGGCCGGCGATGGCGTTGATGATCACGTCGCGCCCCTCGAGCAGGTCGAGCATCCCCTCGGGAAGTGTCGTCAGGGGACGGTTGTCCTCGGGCAGGCGGAAGAGGTCGGCGGTGCAGCCGTTCGCGCGGGCCGCCGCCAGGAAGGCGTCGGGGCAGGCGCCTGTCGAATCGTCGCCGATTACCAGCACGGCGTCCCCCGGCGCCAGGTCGAGCGCCTGCCGCATGGCGGACAGGGCGGCGCGGGTCATGGTATGAAGGTCGGGCACGTCGGCCGTCCTCTCGATCGAGGCACCCGGCGAAGACGGATGCGCAGTTTTCGGGTTGCTACCGGTCGCGCTCCGCGCCGGCGCGTGCGCGCGGCCCACGGGGAAGACGCCGGGGCGGTCGATTGGTTGCCTATCGATCGTCCGCGGAGGTAGCTGCGGGAGATGCCGCGCGACTGTAGACCATCCGGCCGCTCCCGCACAAGGGCGCCGCCGCGACCGCTTCATCATCCGCCCGGAGAACGGCCGATGGTGCGTTATCGGCGATTCGCGAGGGGCGCGGCGAAGGCCAGCACGTGGCCGTCGGGATCGAGACAGTAGCCGGCGCGGTCGCCCCAGTCGCGCGGCCGCGGTCGCGAGCAATACGCAGCCCAGCGCCGCCAGCGTCATGCGGTTCGGCATCCTCATGGTGCTCAATAGTCCCTTCCGGCGGGCCGAATGGCCGAGGGATCGCCGGCGTGGCAGAGCGTCACGCCGTAGACCATGCCGCAGTGCGGGCAGTGGTCCTCGAACCTGGACATGACGAAAGCCTCGCCGCATTCGCATTCGATCCGCGCCGCCACGGGCAGGGGCATGTCCCGGAATCCCATCATGCGCAGCTTGTCCACCATGGCGCGACCGTCCTCGCGAACGCCGCCGCATCCGTCGTGCATATGTCCGTCCATCCTCTCATGATCGTGTGGCCGGTCGGGTGAGGAATAAACATACACCAACCAGTATATAATACCAGGAAATCCGGGCCTGCTCCGGCGCGGAGGGATCAGGGTGAGATCCCGCGTCCCAGCGCCTCCGCCTCCACGAAGACCATCTTGACCCGCGGCCACTTGGTCCTGATTGCCCGGCCCAGGGCGGCGACGGCCGCCTCCAGCCGCCCGGCCGGGCAGTCGTCACGGAAGTCCACGCTCACGTTCACCAGGATGAACTCCGGTCCCATGTGCAGGGTGAGCACCTCGCCCACGCGGTCGATCTCGGGCACCTCGCGGGCCAGGCGCCGCACGCCCTCGACCACCTCCGGCCGCGCACTCTCGCCGATCAGCAGGCTCTTGGTCTCCCAGGCCAGCCACAGGGCGGTGGCGCCTAGGATCAGGCCGATCACGACGGACGCGGCGCCGTCGAACCAGGCCAGCCCGGTCTTATGGGCGAGCCATACGCCCAGGAAGGCGACGACCAGGCCGAGCAGGGCGGCCGTGTCCTCGAAGAGCACCACGAAGGTGGACGGATCCTTGCTCTCCTGAACGGCGCGCAGGAGGTTGCGGCGCCCGCGTGCCCGCGAGAACTCCCGGCAGGCCATGGTCCACGCCACGCCCTCGAAGATCATCGACATGGCCAGCACGATGTAGTTGAGAGTGGGATCGTCGATGGGGTGCGGCTGCCTGATGTGCTGCACGCCCTCGTACAGGGAGATGCCGGAGCCCACCGCGAAGATCATGATCGCCACCACGAAGCTCCAGAAATAGATCTCCTTGCCGTGGCCGAAGGGATGGCGCGCGTCGGCCGGGCGACGGGCGCGCTTCAGCCCGAGCAGCAGCAGCACCTGGTTGGCGGTGTCCACGATGGAGTGGATGCCCTCGGACAGCATGGCCGAGTTGCCGGTGATCCCCGCGGCGACGAACTTGGTGACGGCGATCAGCGCGTTGCCGGCCAGCGCGGCGTAGATGACCCTGCGGGAACCGGATGCGGCCATGGGCGGAACTCCGTTGGCAAGCCGGAAGACGACCGTTGCGGAGATGCGGCGGCCGTCATTCTAGCGCCCGGCGCGAGGCGATGCCAGCGCCGGTCGCGAAACACGGCCGCGGAGGCCGAAATTACTGGACACGCGGCGCAAAATGGGGAAATTGAGATGGTCGCGAATCGATCGCCGGATCAACCGAGGATGGACGCAAGATGAGCGAAATCGCCGAAACCAAGCCCGGCTGGAAGTTCTCCAAGGCCTTCTGGGTCGCCAACAGCGTCGAGGTGCTCGAGCGCGCGGCCTGGTACGGCGTATTCGTGGTCACCACCCTGTACCTGTCCCGCATCCTGGGCTATACGGACGTGCAGGCGGCGACGACCTCGGGCGTCTTCGTGGCGGGGCTCTACTTCCTGCCCACCTTCAGCGGCGCCTACGCCGACCGCATCGGCTTCCGCAACGCGCTGTTGCTCGCTTTCGGGCTGCTGACCATCGGCTACGGCAGCATGTGGCTGCTGCCCACGCTGCTGGAGTCCGGCGGGCTGGTGCAGTACGGCGTCCCCGACGCCGCCTCGGAACTCAGGGACCAGGTCGGCAAGATCATCGTCTTCAACGGACTGGACACGAGCTGGCAGAAGTGGCTCTTCGTGCCGGTGATGATGGTGATCATGGTGGGCGGGTCGTTCATCAAGTCGGTGATCACCGGCACGGTCGCCAAGGAGACCACCGAGGCGAATCGCGCCCGGGGCTACTCGATTTTTTATGCCATGGTCAACGTCGGCGCCTTCAGCGGCAAGACCATCGTCAAGCCCCTGCGCGAGGGGATGGGCAACGAGGGGCTGATCATCCTGAACCTCTTCGCGGCCGGCATGACCCTGCTGGCCTTCGTGCTGGTATTCTTCTTCTACAAGGCCTCGCGCGGCGAGGGCGAGGGGCGGCAGCTATCGGAGATCCGGGCGGCGTTCATGGCCGTCCTGAGCCGCACGCGCCTGATCGTGCTGACCCTCATCATCACCGGCTTCTGGATGGTCCAGCACCAGCTCTACGCCAGCATGCCCAAGTACGTGCTCCGCATGGCCGGCGAGGGCTCGGCGATCTCCTGGTTCGCCAACGTGAATCCCGCGGTGGTGGTTATCTTTGTGGCCTGGATCACGCAGGTCATGCGCAAACGCACCGCGCTGTACTCGATGACCATCGGCATGTTCATCATGCCCCTGTCGGCCTTCTGCATGGCGGCGGGCAACATGCTCGGCGGCGACATCCTCGGCTTCCATCCCGTGGCCTTCATGATGCTGGTGGGCATAGGCTTCCAGGGCCTGGCCGAGTGCTTCATCTCGCCGCGTTTTTTGGAATACTTCTCCCTGCAGGCCCCCAGGGGCGAGGAGGGGCTGTACCTGGGCTTCAGCCATCTGCACTCGTTCATCTCGGCCCTGGTGGGTTTCTTCATCTCGGGGCTGATGCTCGACCGCTGGTGCCCCGATCCGCGGACCCTGCCCGCGGTCGTCCAGACCCAGCGCCTGGCGGCGCTGGCGGGCGATGGCGTCATGCCCGAGGCCTACCAGCACGCCCACTACCTGTGGTTCGTCTTCGTGGGCATCGCGCTCTTCTCGGCCATCGCGTTGATCGTCTACGGCCGGGTGACTGCACGGATCGACGCGAAGACGGCCCGCTAGGCGAGCGCTCGCGGCCCGTGACGAAAGCCGGGCCGCCCGCGTGCGCGGGGCCCTCGCGGATCATCTTCGAAAAAAGACCAGCCGCGGCACCCTTCCTTGGGAGCAGCGGCCGGCCGCGACACGTGTCGAAGACAGTATAACCCACGTGTCAAGGGGGGGGCTGCGGCAACGGGAACGACACCCGCAACTCCGCTGGCGGACTGCCGGTACCGGCATTTCACCTGTCCGAGAATCATGTTCACGTCCTGCGCGACCTTCCTTTTCGGTCGAGGGATGCCGTTGACCAGACCGCAGGGCGCGGTGACCATCCAGTCGAACCGCAGGCCCCGGCCGTGCAACCCACCATCGGTGATGTCGTGCTATCAGACGAACTCCGCCCGTGACGGGCCCATGCCCCGGGATACGGGCAAGGACCCCGTGGGCGAGTACGAGCTGGCCGGATGGCGGCTGACGCGATCGGCCGCCGCCGCTTCCGATTAGCCGCTCTCCCGCACCGGCAACCTCAGGATCGTCCGCAACTTCTCTGGCGCCACGCGCCGCGGGTCCGACAGGTAGATCTCGTGGTGGCGGCCGCGGGGGGCGAGACCCCCTGCGGCGGCGAACGCGAGCATCTGCGCCACCGTCTCGCGCTCCTGCGCGTAGGGGCCGACGTGCAGCATCTGCACGCACCGGCCCTCGGTCAGGTCGACGAGTTCCACCTCTCGGACCGTGGGATCCTTGCCCTTGTCCAGCAGCTTGGCCACTGCCCCGGAAAGGTCGCCCTCCGTGACGACCTCCGGCGTGCGGATCATCAGCCGCCAGTTCCATTGCGACCGCGGCGTGTCGTCGAGGGCGCGGTCGCCGTCGCCCCACCACTGGCATTCCAGCTTGCAGATCACGTAGTCGCCGCGGCCCTCGAACTTGCGGGTCATCTTGATGGTGTAGGCGACGGCGTACAGCGCCCCGATCCTGGTCCCGAAGGCGTCGCCGTCCGGCGCGCCCCGGCCGGCGACGGCGAGGTAGCGCGCCCCGCCGACGTCGACCAGCAACGGCTTGCGCGAGGCCCTGTACTGCGCCTCGTGCAGCCCGGCCAGGTCGATCTTGTCGCCCATGGCTAGGCGTCTCCCTCGATGGGCAGGTGGATGTCCGTGAGCAGCTCCTCGGGGGGCGTGCTCTCGGGATCGTTGAGATAGATCTCGAGGCTCGGCTCCGCGCGGATCGTGCGCTCATGCGTCGGGATCCACTGGCCGCAGAGCTCTGCGTAGGTCTCGTATAGCTTATCGTAGGGACCATGATGGGTGGTCACGGCATAGACGCCGCCGCCGACGGCCTGCACGCCGATTTCGCCCGTGGGCTCGTAGTCTTCGCCGATGGTCACGCAGGCGTCGTAGCGCAGCTTGTCGGGGGGCGTCGCGTCGGGATCGTCGTGGGAGAGGCCGATGTATTCCGCGCCCGGCCCGAGCCGACCCTCCGCGCCCAGGTGCGTGCAGAGGCCACTCCAGGCGCTCCCGCATTCGTTGTAGGGTCCGATGTGCCTGACGAAGGCCACGCGGCGTTCGGGTACCGTCTTGATGGTCACGTCCATGGTCGATCCTCCGGTCTCCAGTGATTCGAAGGTGATCACCCCGTCCTCCGTGCAGCGGAGCCCGGGCGCGGCGGCGACCGGGGGTCGTCGTCGCTTGCGGTATGTGCTCGGCGAGAGGCCGGTCATGGCGCCGAAGGCCCGCGTGAAGGCCGCGTGGGATTCGTAGCCGGCGTCCAGGGCGATCCGGATGACCGGATCGTCGCCCGTGGTCAGCCGCCCCGCCGCCCTTTCGAGCCGCAGCCGCCGGATATGGGCCCGCACCGACTCGCCCACCATGCCGCGGAAGATGCGGTGGAAGTGGTAAGGCGAGAAGTGGGCCACTTCGGCCAGCTCCTCCAGGCTCGGGTCGCGGTCCAGGTTCTCCTGGATGTAGAGCAGCACGCGCAGGAGGCGTTGCTGGTAGTCCAGGAGCGTGGTGGTGCGCATGAGTCCTCCCCTCGGCCCGAATGATACGTCCCGGCCGGAGGCGCGGCTTGATCGTGCTTGCTGTGTTCGCCCGCGAGTATACAGAAAAAGGCCGCGGACCCCGAGGGGAGCCGCGGCCCGTCGTCCGAGGCGTCTCGGCCGCTCAGCACTTCGCCGCGACCGCCTCCGCCATCTCGGTGGTGGTGCTGCTGCCGCCCATGTCGTAGGTGCGGACCGCGCCCTCGGCGATGACCGCCGCCACGGCGGCCTCCAGCTTGTCGGCCATGTCGATCTCGCCCAGGTGGTCGAGCATCATCTTGGCCGAGAGGATCATGGCGATGGGGTTGACCTTGTTCAGGCCCACGTACTTGGGCGCGCTGCCGTGCGAAGGCTCGAAGACGGCCACCTTGTCGCCGATGTTGCCGCTGCAGGCGAAGCCCAGCCCGCCGACGAGCTGCGCGCAGAGATCGCTGATGATGTCGCCGAACATGTTGCTGGCCACCAGCACGCCGTAGTCCTGCGGGTTCTTGATCAGCCACATGCACATCGCGTCGATGTTGGTCTCCCACAGCTCGATGCCGGTGTAGTCCTTGGCGATCTTGCGGGCCTCGCGGATCATCAGGCCGCTGGTCTCGCGGATGACGTTGGGCTTCTCGACGATGGTGACGCTCTTGTAGCCGAACTTCCTGGCGTACTCGAAACCGTCCCGGATGATGTCCTGGCAGCCCTTGCGCGTGAAGATGCGGCAGCTGACGGCGATGTCCTCGTTGGCGGCCTCGCCGATGCGCCTCATCTGGGCCGGGTGGCTCTTGATGAAGGCGTCGCGGATCTCCTGCGGCAGCGGGTGGTACTCCACGCCCATGTACAGGCCCTCGGTGTTCTGGCGGAAGACCACCAGGTCGAGGTCGTCCCGGTAGTTCAGGGGGTTTCCCGCGTAGGCCTTGCAGGGGCGCAGGTTCGTCTTGAGGTCGAACTCCTGGCGCAGCCGCACGATGGGGCTGCGGTAGACCTTGCCGGTGCCTTTCAGCTCCGGGATCAGCGCCGCCTCGGCCTCCTCCTTGGGCATGCTCGTGATGGCGCCGAAGAGTGCGGCGTCCACGTCGTTGAGCATCTCGATCGTGCGGCCGGGCAGGGGATTGGCCTCCGTCTGCCAGAATTCCCAGCCGATGTCGCCGTGTACGTAGTCGGCGTCGAAGCCGAGCTTGTCCAGCACGATCCTGGCGGCCTCCATGACGTCGACGCCGACGCCGTCGCCCGGCATCCAGCCGATCCTGTACTTCGCCATGTCCGAATACCTCCTGCCCCGAGGTTGCCGAAAACGCGGGGGCGACGCCCCCGGTGCTTGCCGAGCCGTTGGTCCGGACAAAGATATACGGGAAAATCGGCGGGAAAAGCTATTTCGGAGGCGGGTTCTGGAGGGCGGCCCGCGCGTGGCGGGTCCGCAGCTCTTCGTCGAGGATCCGGTGCAGTTCCCGGGTCGCGGGGCTCTTCGCGCGGTGCCGGTTCTGGGCGATCAGCCTGGTGGCGACGGTGTTGCTGATCAGCACGAACAGCAGCGGCGCCGCCAGGGGCGCCAACCGCCGCCAGCGGTGATTCCTCAGCAGGCCGACGCAGCCGACCGTGCCGCTGGACAGGATCACGCAGAAGCCGATCGACGCCAGGTACAAGTACTTGATGTTGAGCCAGTCGAGCGGACCGGTGAAGATCGTGAACGGCAGCACCGTGATGTAGGTCCAGGCGATGAAGAACCGTACCGCGCGCCCGCCGAACACGAGCCCGAAGAAGCTGAACGAGATGATGCCCAGCGACACCAGCGATCTCACCAGCACGCGCCACTCGTAGATGAATCGCAGGATCGGATGGGACGATTCGAGCATGGTGCTGATCTGCAGCGGGAAGAGCATCAGGTTCAGGTAGCGGAAGATGTTCTTGAAGCCGTACCAGACGGCCTGGGGCGCGCTGACGCCCTCGGTGACGAACCTGTCCGGATCCTGGTAGCCCCATATCCGCTGCGCGACGTAGAACAGGACGCCCAGGGCGATCAGGATCACCAGGCTGCCCGGGAGCAAGGCGCGGCCGCCCCGCTCCTTGTAGAAGAAGTAGCGGTAGGCGACCAGGCTGCCCAGGATGGAGAAGGACACCGGCTTGGTGAGTCCCGCCAGCAGGAAGACCCCCAGCCCGCAGAGATACCAGGGCGACCGTAGACGCCCCCCGTGGTGGAAGTCGTTGCGCATCAGGCAGTAGAGCACCACGAGGTAGAAGAACGCCAGCATCAGCGGCTCGAACCCGGCCAGGCTCATCATGATCTTGCCGTAGTGCCCGACCGACAGGGCGAAGAGCAGCGATGCCAGCATGGCCAGCCGTTCCCTCGGAAAGAGCATGTAGACCAGCAGGTAGACCACGAAGGCGTTCATGCCGTGCAGGACGAGATTGACCGCCAGGTAGCCGGCCGGCGCCAGGCCGAACAGGCGGTATTCCAGCATCAGGCCCAGCTGCAACAGGGGCTGGCTGAAGGCGTTGCCCAGATGAAGGAAGAACTTGTCGACGCCGTTGCTCAGGATGTCGGCGTCGAGCAGGATCTCGAAGTCGATGGGGCTCCACAGGGGCAGGGAGATGACCCGCCAGTACGTCAGGAAGACGACCAGCTGCAACACGACCAGGAATGTAAGATGATTCCAGGGCTTTCTCAT
This genomic stretch from bacterium harbors:
- a CDS encoding cation diffusion facilitator family transporter; the protein is MAASGSRRVIYAALAGNALIAVTKFVAAGITGNSAMLSEGIHSIVDTANQVLLLLGLKRARRPADARHPFGHGKEIYFWSFVVAIMIFAVGSGISLYEGVQHIRQPHPIDDPTLNYIVLAMSMIFEGVAWTMACREFSRARGRRNLLRAVQESKDPSTFVVLFEDTAALLGLVVAFLGVWLAHKTGLAWFDGAASVVIGLILGATALWLAWETKSLLIGESARPEVVEGVRRLAREVPEIDRVGEVLTLHMGPEFILVNVSVDFRDDCPAGRLEAAVAALGRAIRTKWPRVKMVFVEAEALGRGISP
- a CDS encoding alpha/beta hydrolase, giving the protein MRNPIVFFVCLFAAGTLLAGEPDTLFVEVERGVALEVLDWGGDGPEVVLLAGLGSTAHVFDDFARRLARHARVRGVTRRGFGASTHPVNGYDQRTLARDVKIVCDRLGLARPVLVGHSLAGSEMAWFELQWPGRARALVFLEAAYDHSRLGELDEMALPPASRPPARGDKSSPTAVRDWLRRTRGFTAPMSEVTALFRFGADGRLLDATGSATAAGIIRHALPPPPFASVRAPTLAVYAKPTLASRYPALDSSDAGNLSRAHARVALERDWMATQVAAFQQAVPHAVIVVRDGANHHLHLTDGAGTALAVGAFLGTLDQ
- a CDS encoding AraC family transcriptional regulator, which translates into the protein MRTTTLLDYQQRLLRVLLYIQENLDRDPSLEELAEVAHFSPYHFHRIFRGMVGESVRAHIRRLRLERAAGRLTTGDDPVIRIALDAGYESHAAFTRAFGAMTGLSPSTYRKRRRPPVAAAPGLRCTEDGVITFESLETGGSTMDVTIKTVPERRVAFVRHIGPYNECGSAWSGLCTHLGAEGRLGPGAEYIGLSHDDPDATPPDKLRYDACVTIGEDYEPTGEIGVQAVGGGVYAVTTHHGPYDKLYETYAELCGQWIPTHERTIRAEPSLEIYLNDPESTPPEELLTDIHLPIEGDA
- a CDS encoding MFS transporter, with amino-acid sequence MSEIAETKPGWKFSKAFWVANSVEVLERAAWYGVFVVTTLYLSRILGYTDVQAATTSGVFVAGLYFLPTFSGAYADRIGFRNALLLAFGLLTIGYGSMWLLPTLLESGGLVQYGVPDAASELRDQVGKIIVFNGLDTSWQKWLFVPVMMVIMVGGSFIKSVITGTVAKETTEANRARGYSIFYAMVNVGAFSGKTIVKPLREGMGNEGLIILNLFAAGMTLLAFVLVFFFYKASRGEGEGRQLSEIRAAFMAVLSRTRLIVLTLIITGFWMVQHQLYASMPKYVLRMAGEGSAISWFANVNPAVVVIFVAWITQVMRKRTALYSMTIGMFIMPLSAFCMAAGNMLGGDILGFHPVAFMMLVGIGFQGLAECFISPRFLEYFSLQAPRGEEGLYLGFSHLHSFISALVGFFISGLMLDRWCPDPRTLPAVVQTQRLAALAGDGVMPEAYQHAHYLWFVFVGIALFSAIALIVYGRVTARIDAKTAR
- a CDS encoding DinB family protein — encoded protein: MFRKLDDFFSGYQNLVEGTKKIIAVIDTDSMCQNVVSGHRTLRGVAWHIVTTVPEMMNKLGLGLSSVDEKSLPPGSPDEVRDAYDRVTDELVAALKAKWSDDDLKRTDELYGETWPRGVTLKILMDHEIHHRGQMTVLLRQAGRPVPGIYGPSQEEWARYGMELPPY
- a CDS encoding GyrI-like domain-containing protein — its product is MGDKIDLAGLHEAQYRASRKPLLVDVGGARYLAVAGRGAPDGDAFGTRIGALYAVAYTIKMTRKFEGRGDYVICKLECQWWGDGDRALDDTPRSQWNWRLMIRTPEVVTEGDLSGAVAKLLDKGKDPTVREVELVDLTEGRCVQMLHVGPYAQERETVAQMLAFAAAGGLAPRGRHHEIYLSDPRRVAPEKLRTILRLPVRESG
- a CDS encoding aminopeptidase, with the protein product MPDLHTMTRAALSAMRQALDLAPGDAVLVIGDDSTGACPDAFLAAARANGCTADLFRLPEDNRPLTTLPEGMLDLLEGRDVIINAIAGRSDEIPFRLQWIHAIEARKLRMGHSPGIVDRMMEGGALDVDYTAMRYGAERLIDLFRDAESVHVASGAGTDLTLGLTGRPFVSDVRITLTEKGVNLPCGEVYCCPREDRADGALVVDGCFGSDGNVPAPATITCRGGRGVDVASDDPTLAARIIELMDTDDGARTIAELGIGLNPGAGLHGNMLEDEKALRTAHIAFGSNLGLPGGRNRSSTHIDYLFHRPTLTVTRSDGSTACVIRDGDIVP